The proteins below are encoded in one region of Ursus arctos isolate Adak ecotype North America unplaced genomic scaffold, UrsArc2.0 scaffold_24, whole genome shotgun sequence:
- the LRRC46 gene encoding leucine-rich repeat-containing protein 46, which translates to MPGAKLAQSPEEGGVCITEALITKRNLAFPEDEDLSEKMFHTLADLQTVRLDREGITTIGNLEGLQNLHSLYLQANKIQRIENLACIPSLRFLSLAGNQIKQVENLRDLPHLQFLDLSENLIETLKLDEFPQSLLILNLTGNSCTGQDGYRELVTEALPLLLDLDKQPVAERWTSDEDEKASGDEEEEFPELSGPFCTERGFLQELEQEMGRHKERRRQAALTDHLLRMETKPTLTDLPLRPGGPVAKDSSPSVSPRQGKETPPKPASLPQATSTTKKPCPLVSSQQSTVQAKKGTRAATAPKASVAGAAGTTKTVTKRIKK; encoded by the exons ATGCCCGGAG CTAAGCTTGCCCAGAGTCCAGAGGAAGGGGGCGTGTGCATTACTGAAGCCCTTATCACTAAGCGGAACTTGGCTTTCCCTGAGGATGAGGATCTGTCGGAGAAGAT GTTTCACACTCTGGCTGACCTACAGACTGTCCGCCTGGACCGGGAGGGAATTACCACCATCGGGAACCTTGAGGGCCTCCAGAACCTTCACAGCCTTTATCTGCAAGCG AATAAGATCCAGCGAATTGAGAACCTGGCCTGCATCCCATCCTTGCG cttCCTGTCTCTGGCAGGAAACCAAATCAAGCAGGTGGAAAACCTCCGTGACCTCCCACATCTCCAGTTTCTGGACCTTTCTGAGAACCTGATAGAAACACTAAAGCTGG ATGAGTTCCCCCAGAGCCTTCTCATCCTCAACCTGACTGGAAACAGCTGCACCGGCCAGGATGGCTACAG GGAGCTGGTGACAGaagccctgcccctgctcctggaCCTGGACAAGCAGCCTGTGGCAGAGCGCTGGACCTCGGATGAGGACGAGAAAGCCTCGGGCGATGAGGAGGAGGAGTTCCCGGAGCTGAGTGGCCCGTTCTGCACAGAGCGAG GCTTCCTCCAGGAGCTGGAGCAGGAGATGGGCAGACACAAGGAGCGCAGACGGCAGGCAGCCCTGACTGATCACCTTCTGAGGATGGAGACAAAGCCCACCCTCACTGACCTCCCCCTGCGGCCTGGGGGGCCCGTGGCTAAGGACAGCAGTCCCTCTGTGAGTCCCAGGCAAGGGAAGGAGACGCCCCCCAAGCCCGCCTCCTTGCCACAAGCCACCTCTACCACCAAGAAACCCTGCCCTCTGGTTTCCAGCCAGCAAAGCACTGTCCAGGCGAAGAAGGGGACCAGAGCAGCCACAGCCCCCAAGGCCTCTGTGGCCGGGGCCGCCGGCACAACCAAAACTGTGACCAAAAGAATCAAGAAGTGA
- the SCRN2 gene encoding secernin-2 isoform X1, which yields MASWNPDAPCSCDCFVSVPPASAVPAVIFAKNSDRPRDEVQEVVFIPASTHAPGSLLQCTYIEVDQVSKTHAVILSRPSWLWGAEMGANEHGVCIGNEAVWTKEPVGEGEALLGMDLLRLALERSRSALEALHVIAGLLERYGQGGSCREDPAPFCYHNTFLLADRTEAWVLETVGRLWAAQRIQEGARNISNQLSIGTDISAEHSELRTHARAQGWWGGQSTFDFAQVFSLTQQPVRMEAAKARFQAGRELLRQHQGGITAEVMMGILRNKESGICMDSGGFRTTASMVSILPRDPAQPCVHFLTATPDPSRSVFKPFIFGAWVAQAPQVLSPTFGAQDPVRTQPRFQTQVDRRHTLYRGHQVALGLMEKEQDRGQQLRQKQRDLEQEGLEAARGLLAGEWAPPPQELGALFQTFVERESQVYA from the exons ATGGCTTCGTGGAACCCCGACGCCCCGTGTTCCTGCGATTGCTTCGTCTCGGTACCCCCGGCCTCCGCCGTCCCAGCCGTGATCTTTGCCAAGAACTCTGACCGGCCCCGGGACGAAGTGCAGGAGGTGGTGTTCATACCGGCCAGCACTCACgcccctgggagcctgctccaG TGCACCTACATTGAGGTGGACCAGGTGTCAAAGACTCACGCTGTGATCCTGAGCCGCCCGTCTTGGCTCTGGGGGGCCGAGATGGGCGCCAATGAGCATGGCGTCTGTATTGGCAATGAGGCCGTGTGGACCAAGGAGCCCGTTGGCGAGGGGGAAGCCCTGCTGGGCATGGATCTGCTCAG GCTGGCCTTGGAACGGAGCCGCTCTGCCCTGGAGGCCTTGCACGTGATCGCGGGCTTGCTGGAGCGCTATGGGCAAGGGGGCAGCTGCCGGGAGGACCCTGCACCATTCTGCTACCACAACACTTTCCTACTGGCTGACCGGACGGAGGCATGGGTGCTGGAGACGGTGGGGAGGCTGTGGGCCGCACAGAGGATCCAGG AGGGCGCCCGCAACATCTCCAACCAGTTGAGCATTGGCACGGACATCTCGGCCGAACACTCGGAGCTGCGGACCCACGCCCGGGCACAGGGCtggtggggtgggcagagcaCTTTCGACTTCGCGCAGGTCTTCTCCCTCACCCAGCAGCCGGTGCGCATGGAGGCTGCCAAAGCCCGCTTCCAGGCCGGGCGGGAGCTGCTGCGGCAGCACCAAG GGGGCATCACGGCCGAGGTGATGATGGGCATCCTCAGGAACAAGGAGAGTGGCATCTGTATGGACTCCGGAGGCTTCCGCACCACGGCCAGCATGGTGTCCATCCTGCCCCGGGACCCTGCCCAGCCCTGTGTCCACTTCCTCACCGCCACCCCGGACCCATCCAG GTCAGTGTTCAAACCTTTCATCTTCGGGGCATGGGTGGCCCAGGCCCCCCAGGTGCTGTCGCCCACTTTTGGAGCACAAGACCCTGTTCGGACCCAGCCCCGATTCCAGACTCAGGTGGATCGCCGGCACACCCTTTACCGTGGACACCAGGTGGCCCTGGGGCTGATGGAGAAGGAGCAG GATCGGGGGCAGCAGCTCCGGCAGAAACAACGCGATCTGGAGCAGGAAGGCCTGGAGGCTGCGCGGGGGCTGCTGGCCGGGGAGTGGGCCCCACCCCCGCAGGAGCTGGGTGCCCTCTTCCAGACCTTTGTGGAGAGGGAGAGCCAGGTGTATGCCTGA
- the SP6 gene encoding transcription factor Sp6, which translates to MLTAVCGSLGSQHTDAPHASPPRLDLQPLQTYQGHTSPEAGDYPSPLQPGELQSLPLGPEVDFSQGYELPGASSRVTCEDLESDSPLAPGPFSKLLQPDMSHHYESWFRPTHPGTEDGSWWDLHPGTSWMDLPHTQGALTSPGHPGALQAGLGGYVGDHQLCAPPPHPHPHHLLPAAGGQHLLGPPDGPKALEAAAPESQGLDSSLDGAARPKGSRRSVPRSSGQTVCRCPNCLEAERLGAPCGPDGGKKKHLHNCHIPGCGKAYAKTSHLKAHLRWHSGDRPFVCNWLFCGKRFTRSDELQRHLQTHTGTKKFPCAVCSRVFMRSDHLAKHMKTHEGAKEEAAGAATGEGKAGGAVEPPGGKGKREAEGGVAPSN; encoded by the coding sequence ATGCTAACCGCTGTCTGCGGCTCTCTGGGCAGCCAGCACACGGACGCGCCTCACGCCTCCCCGCCGCGCCTCGACCTGCAGCCTCTCCAAACATACCAGGGCCACACGAGCCCGGAGGCCGGGGACTACCCCTCCCCGCTGCAGCCTGGAGAGCTGCAGAGCCTCCCGCTGGGCCCTGAGGTGGACTTCTCGCAGGGCTATGAGCTGCCGGGGGCCTCCTCTCGGGTAACCTGCGAGGACCTGGAAAGCGACAGTCCCTTGGCCCCGGGACCCTTTTCCAAGCTCCTGCAGCCGGACATGTCACACCATTACGAATCGTGGTTCCGGCCAACTCACCCGGGCACGGAGGATGGCTCGTGGTGGGACCTTCATCCGGGCACCAGCTGGATGGACCTCCCCCACACTCAGGGCGCGCTGACCTCACCGGGCCACCCCGGGGCGCTTCAGGCCGGCTTGGGGGGCTACGTCGGAGACCACCAGCTTTGCGCGCCGCCGCCCCACCCACACCCGCACCACCTCCTCCCGGCCGCCGGAGGGCAGCACCTCCTGGGGCCTCCCGACGGGCCTAAGGCCTTGGAAGCGGCCGCCCCGGAGTCCCAGGGGCTGGATTCCAGCCTGGATGGAGCAGCCCGGCCCAAAGGCTCCCGGCGGTCAGTGCCCCGCAGCTCCGGCCAGACCGTGTGCCGCTGCCCCAATTGCCTGGAGGCGGAGCGACTGGGGGCTCCGTGCGGGCCCGACGGCGGCAAGAAGAAGCATTTGCACAACTGCCACATCCCGGGCTGCGGGAAAGCCTACGCCAAGACGTCGCACCTGAAAGCGCACCTGCGCTGGCACAGCGGCGACCGTCCCTTCGTGTGCAACTGGCTCTTCTGCGGCAAGCGCTTCACGCGCTCCGACGAGCTGCAGCGCCACCTCCAGACCCACACGGGCACCAAGAAGTTCCCCTGTGCAGTCTGCAGCCGCGTCTTCATGCGCAGCGACCACCTGGCCAAACACATGAAAACCCACGAGGGCGCCAAAGAGGAGGCTGCCGGCGCGGCCACTGGCGAGGGCAAGGCCGGCGGAGCGGTGGAGCCCCCCGGGGGCAAAGGCAAGCGGGAGGCCGAGGGCGGCGTGGCTCCCTCCAACTGA
- the MRPL10 gene encoding 39S ribosomal protein L10, mitochondrial: MAAAVVGMLRGGLLPQAGRLPTLQTVRCGSKAVTRHRRVMHFQRQKLMAVTEYIPPKPAVNPRCLPCPPRPPQEETGLIRLLRREIDAVFRENRMIAVCQNVALSAEDKLVIRHRLRKHKILMKIFPNQVLKPFLEDSKYQNLLPLFVGHNLLLVSEEPKVKEMVRILKGVPFLPLLGGCIDDTILSRQGFINYSQLPSLASVQGELVGGLTFHMAQTHLLLQHQPFQLTALLDRYIRQQQEGDSGTPASGQPASPDPAPNS, translated from the exons ATGGCTGCGGCCGTGGTTGGGATGCTGCGAGGGGGTCTCCTGCCCCAGGCGG GCCGGCTGCCCACCCTCCAGACTGTCCGTTGTGGCTCCAAGGCTGTTACCCGCCATCGTCGTGTGATGCACTTCCAGCGGCAGAAGCTGATGGCCGTGACTGAGTATATCCCCCCAAAACCCGCTGTCAACCCACGATGCCTACCATGTCCCCCCAGGCCCCCACAGGAG GAGACAGGCCTTATCCGGCTCCTCCGTCGGGAGATAGATGCAGTTTTCCGAGAGAACCGAATGATAGCTGTCTGTCAGAATGTGGCTCTGAGTGCGGAGGACAAGCTTGTCATCCGGCACCGGCTGCGGAAGCACAAGATCCTGATGAAGATCTTTCCCAACCAG GTTCTGAAGCCCTTCCTAGAGGATTCCAAGTACCAAAACCTGCTGCCCCTCTTTGTGGGGCACAACTTGCTGCTGGTCAGCGAGGAGCCCAAGGTCAAGGAGATGGTGCGAATCTTGAAGGGTGTGCCTTTCCTGCCACTGCTAG GTGGCTGCATCGATGACACCATTCTCAGCAGGCAGGGCTTCATCAACTACTCCCAGCTTCCCAGCCTGGCCTCGGTGCAGGGGGAGCTGGTAGGCGGACTCACCTTCCACATGGCCCAGACCCACCTCTTGCTTCAGCACCAGCCCTTCCAGCTCACGGCCCTGCTGGACCGGTACATCCGAC
- the SCRN2 gene encoding secernin-2 isoform X2, with protein sequence MASWNPDAPCSCDCFVSVPPASAVPAVIFAKNSDRPRDEVQEVVFIPASTHAPGSLLQCTYIEVDQVSKTHAVILSRPSWLWGAEMGANEHGVCIGNEAVWTKEPVGEGEALLGMDLLRLALERSRSALEALHVIAGLLERYGQGGSCREDPAPFCYHNTFLLADRTEAWVLETVGRLWAAQRIQEGARNISNQLSIGTDISAEHSELRTHARAQGWWGGQSTFDFAQVFSLTQQPVRMEAAKARFQAGRELLRQHQGGITAEVMMGILRNKESGICMDSGGFRTTASMVSILPRDPAQPCVHFLTATPDPSRPPRCCRPLLEHKTLFGPSPDSRLRWIAGTPFTVDTRWPWG encoded by the exons ATGGCTTCGTGGAACCCCGACGCCCCGTGTTCCTGCGATTGCTTCGTCTCGGTACCCCCGGCCTCCGCCGTCCCAGCCGTGATCTTTGCCAAGAACTCTGACCGGCCCCGGGACGAAGTGCAGGAGGTGGTGTTCATACCGGCCAGCACTCACgcccctgggagcctgctccaG TGCACCTACATTGAGGTGGACCAGGTGTCAAAGACTCACGCTGTGATCCTGAGCCGCCCGTCTTGGCTCTGGGGGGCCGAGATGGGCGCCAATGAGCATGGCGTCTGTATTGGCAATGAGGCCGTGTGGACCAAGGAGCCCGTTGGCGAGGGGGAAGCCCTGCTGGGCATGGATCTGCTCAG GCTGGCCTTGGAACGGAGCCGCTCTGCCCTGGAGGCCTTGCACGTGATCGCGGGCTTGCTGGAGCGCTATGGGCAAGGGGGCAGCTGCCGGGAGGACCCTGCACCATTCTGCTACCACAACACTTTCCTACTGGCTGACCGGACGGAGGCATGGGTGCTGGAGACGGTGGGGAGGCTGTGGGCCGCACAGAGGATCCAGG AGGGCGCCCGCAACATCTCCAACCAGTTGAGCATTGGCACGGACATCTCGGCCGAACACTCGGAGCTGCGGACCCACGCCCGGGCACAGGGCtggtggggtgggcagagcaCTTTCGACTTCGCGCAGGTCTTCTCCCTCACCCAGCAGCCGGTGCGCATGGAGGCTGCCAAAGCCCGCTTCCAGGCCGGGCGGGAGCTGCTGCGGCAGCACCAAG GGGGCATCACGGCCGAGGTGATGATGGGCATCCTCAGGAACAAGGAGAGTGGCATCTGTATGGACTCCGGAGGCTTCCGCACCACGGCCAGCATGGTGTCCATCCTGCCCCGGGACCCTGCCCAGCCCTGTGTCCACTTCCTCACCGCCACCCCGGACCCATCCAG GCCCCCCAGGTGCTGTCGCCCACTTTTGGAGCACAAGACCCTGTTCGGACCCAGCCCCGATTCCAGACTCAGGTGGATCGCCGGCACACCCTTTACCGTGGACACCAGGTGGCCCTGGGGCTGA